A stretch of the Gammaproteobacteria bacterium genome encodes the following:
- a CDS encoding DoxX family protein: protein MADKGSRGITIVSVLLALLFLLNGGMKLAGMMVDQFAMWGYSGWFQYLIGIAEAAAGVGFLMKKTRFLAAVAMVPVMLGAIYTLVTNGQTGQAVVPLVALLLCLLVAKNSR, encoded by the coding sequence ATGGCGGACAAGGGAAGCAGGGGGATTACGATCGTATCGGTGCTGCTGGCGTTGCTCTTCCTGCTGAACGGCGGCATGAAGCTGGCCGGGATGATGGTCGACCAGTTCGCGATGTGGGGATACTCCGGCTGGTTCCAGTACCTGATCGGCATCGCCGAGGCGGCCGCCGGCGTGGGCTTCCTGATGAAGAAGACGCGCTTCCTCGCCGCTGTGGCCATGGTCCCGGTCATGCTCGGGGCGATCTACACGCTGGTCACGAACGGTCAGACGGGGCAGGCCGTGGTCCCGCTGGTCGCACTCCTGCTCTGCCTGCTCGTGGCGAAGAATTCGCGGTAG
- a CDS encoding FAD-dependent oxidoreductase, whose amino-acid sequence MSERRTGPSRANVAVIGAGIVGNCLVEHLAKLGWDDLVLIEKGPLPNPGGSTGHASNFIFPTDHGREIALITLESQRQYEALGVNTTCGGIEVARTEERMEELRRRMTSARVWGIESELLSPAGVVAKVPFVNPDVILGGFYTPGVSVVDSVGAGTIMRERALARGVLTVLDETEVIGLEVEPVPFGRPRIRAVATTRGTIEVDHAIIACGVWSPRIAAMAGATIPLTPAVHQMADFGPVELLLGTGNEIGYPIVRDMDSFMYERQSDGAMEVGSYAHRPILMHPNDIPSVAEAERSPTELPFTPADFAPQLEHAREIMGELLAGTGMQYAVNGLLSLTPDTQQLLGETAEVANLWSAAAVWVREGPGSARLVAEWMTHGYPRLLDPHESDVTRFQPHERTVHHVRARCGEHFRKTYGIVHPREQWESARGINRSPFHPRTEALGAEYFEARGWERPQWYASNEDLVERYDVPDRPHEWDRRWWSPIINAEHLHLRERVGLIDLGAFQIFDVSGPGALRYLETMTVNACDRPVGSSIYTPLLTPDGGFRADLTIQRLADDRFRIVTGVLDGARDAFWFRRHLPADGSVQFEDRSSAITTLGVWGPAAQALLSSIADRGLSQDELPYGTVRDALIDGIPATLLRISYVGESGWEIYTRTEHGLALWDVIWGAGRDFDARPVGIGVYGTTARMEKGYQLMGAELTSEYSPVEAGLARRQVKQADFIGKAAYLKARERGPAAKICTLTMDDHTSASGLARFPTGGNEPVLTLDGDRIVDALGRESRVTSAGMGPTVGKYLLMAYLPAELARVGERLQVMYMNECFPVTVAAVGTSLFDPSGSRMRA is encoded by the coding sequence ATGAGCGAACGACGCACCGGGCCGTCCCGAGCCAACGTCGCGGTCATCGGGGCCGGCATCGTCGGCAATTGCCTGGTCGAGCATCTGGCGAAGCTCGGCTGGGACGACCTCGTGCTGATCGAGAAGGGTCCGCTTCCCAACCCCGGCGGGTCCACCGGGCATGCGTCCAATTTCATCTTCCCGACCGATCACGGGCGCGAGATCGCGCTGATCACCCTCGAGAGCCAGCGCCAGTACGAGGCGCTCGGCGTCAACACGACCTGCGGGGGGATCGAGGTCGCGCGAACCGAGGAGCGCATGGAGGAGTTGCGCCGGCGCATGACCTCGGCGCGGGTGTGGGGCATCGAGAGCGAGCTGCTGTCGCCAGCCGGAGTCGTCGCCAAGGTCCCGTTCGTCAACCCGGATGTCATTCTCGGTGGCTTCTACACCCCGGGCGTCTCCGTCGTCGACTCGGTCGGGGCGGGCACGATCATGCGGGAACGGGCGCTGGCCAGGGGCGTGCTTACGGTCCTGGACGAGACCGAGGTGATCGGCCTCGAGGTTGAGCCGGTGCCGTTCGGACGCCCGCGCATTCGGGCGGTCGCGACGACTCGGGGAACGATCGAAGTCGACCACGCGATCATCGCCTGCGGCGTCTGGAGCCCGCGCATCGCCGCGATGGCCGGCGCCACGATTCCGCTGACGCCGGCGGTGCACCAGATGGCCGATTTCGGCCCGGTCGAACTCCTGCTCGGAACCGGCAACGAGATCGGCTACCCCATCGTGCGCGACATGGACTCGTTCATGTACGAGCGCCAGAGCGACGGGGCGATGGAGGTGGGCTCGTACGCGCATCGTCCCATCCTGATGCACCCGAACGACATTCCCTCCGTCGCCGAGGCGGAGCGCTCTCCCACCGAGCTGCCCTTTACGCCCGCGGACTTCGCGCCGCAGCTCGAGCACGCGCGCGAGATCATGGGCGAGCTGTTGGCGGGCACCGGGATGCAGTACGCCGTCAACGGCCTGCTCTCGCTCACCCCCGATACCCAGCAATTGCTGGGCGAGACCGCCGAGGTGGCCAACCTCTGGTCTGCGGCGGCCGTGTGGGTGCGGGAAGGCCCCGGCTCGGCGCGGCTGGTCGCGGAGTGGATGACCCACGGCTACCCGCGTCTTCTCGATCCGCACGAGTCGGACGTCACCCGCTTCCAGCCGCACGAGCGCACGGTCCATCACGTTCGAGCACGCTGCGGCGAGCACTTCCGCAAGACGTACGGGATCGTGCATCCGCGCGAGCAGTGGGAGTCGGCGCGCGGGATCAACCGGTCCCCGTTCCACCCTCGGACCGAGGCGCTGGGTGCCGAGTACTTCGAAGCGCGTGGATGGGAGCGCCCGCAGTGGTACGCTTCGAACGAAGATCTGGTGGAGCGCTACGATGTCCCGGACCGCCCACACGAGTGGGACCGGCGCTGGTGGTCTCCGATCATCAACGCGGAGCACCTGCACCTGCGCGAGAGGGTGGGCCTGATCGATCTGGGCGCGTTCCAGATCTTCGACGTGTCCGGGCCCGGCGCGCTCCGGTACCTGGAGACGATGACGGTCAACGCGTGCGACCGTCCGGTCGGCAGCTCGATCTATACGCCGCTCCTGACGCCGGACGGAGGCTTCCGCGCCGATCTCACCATCCAGCGGCTGGCTGATGACCGGTTTCGCATCGTCACCGGCGTCCTGGACGGAGCGCGCGACGCGTTCTGGTTCCGCAGGCATCTGCCCGCGGACGGGTCGGTGCAGTTCGAAGACCGGTCGTCCGCGATAACCACCCTCGGGGTGTGGGGACCGGCCGCGCAGGCCTTGCTCTCGAGCATCGCGGACCGCGGCCTGAGCCAGGACGAGCTCCCCTACGGCACGGTGCGGGACGCGCTCATCGACGGGATTCCCGCCACCTTGCTGCGCATCTCCTATGTGGGCGAGAGCGGCTGGGAGATCTACACGCGCACGGAGCACGGCCTGGCGCTCTGGGACGTGATTTGGGGCGCGGGCCGAGACTTCGATGCGAGGCCGGTGGGCATCGGCGTCTACGGCACCACGGCACGCATGGAGAAGGGCTACCAGTTGATGGGCGCTGAGCTAACGTCGGAGTACTCACCGGTCGAGGCCGGGCTGGCTCGCCGCCAGGTCAAGCAGGCGGACTTCATCGGCAAGGCGGCCTATCTGAAGGCCCGCGAACGGGGTCCGGCGGCGAAGATCTGCACGCTCACCATGGACGACCACACGAGCGCATCCGGCCTCGCGCGCTTCCCGACGGGGGGCAACGAGCCGGTTCTGACGCTCGATGGGGACCGCATCGTCGACGCGCTGGGCAGGGAGTCCCGCGTGACCTCCGCCGGAATGGGGCCGACCGTGGGGAAATACCTGCTGATGGCCTACCTGCCGGCCGAACTCGCCCGCGTCGGCGAGCGGCTGCAGGTGATGTACATGAACGAGTGTTTCCCGGTCACGGTGGCTGCGGTCGGCACGTCGTTATTCGATCCGTCCGGAAGCCGGATGAGGGCGTAG
- a CDS encoding aminomethyl transferase family protein, translating into MVSHPVSVDQSDRIVPINLRQSGRTPVELLISTRVRKSPYWHLSHDAGCWRATTYNRIYHPRGYVRPEDGGAAAEHEALTQHVTLWNVAVERQIRVKGPDAERFTDYVITRDATRIEPMHGKYVILCNERGGILNDPVLLRLSDDEFWFSLADSDLLFWLQGANVGMRMDVEIDEIDVCPLQIQGPKSLALMADLVGDGIREIPYYGLMEAEIAGCSVVISQSGFSGEKGYEIYLRDATLHAERLWHAVLDAGEAHQLMVIAPGHQRRIQAGILSWGQDMDHETVPFQCNLGYQVPREKEGDYIGRAALERMRAEIEAGRPPFAMTLVGMRMGGRPIDDYAPDFWLVSGADAGDPIGYLTSPWHAPELGCNIALGYVPVGMSAVGTELTVWLPDEYASEAGKPDRARVCEVPFRPSATPSAREVAHARGEDAVK; encoded by the coding sequence ATGGTCAGCCATCCTGTTTCCGTCGATCAGTCCGATCGCATCGTACCCATCAACCTTCGCCAGAGCGGCCGGACCCCCGTGGAGCTGCTCATTTCCACCCGCGTGCGGAAGTCGCCGTACTGGCACCTGTCCCACGATGCGGGCTGCTGGCGCGCAACAACCTACAACCGCATCTACCACCCGCGCGGCTACGTGCGGCCGGAGGACGGCGGCGCGGCGGCCGAACACGAAGCGCTGACGCAACACGTCACGCTCTGGAATGTCGCCGTGGAACGCCAGATCCGGGTGAAGGGACCGGACGCCGAGCGATTCACCGACTACGTCATCACGCGCGACGCCACCCGCATCGAACCGATGCACGGCAAGTACGTCATCCTGTGCAACGAGCGGGGCGGCATCCTCAACGACCCGGTGCTGCTGCGCCTGTCGGACGATGAGTTCTGGTTCTCCCTCGCCGACTCCGACCTGCTGTTCTGGCTCCAGGGCGCCAATGTGGGGATGAGGATGGACGTCGAGATCGACGAGATCGACGTGTGTCCGCTGCAGATCCAAGGGCCGAAGTCGTTGGCGCTCATGGCCGATCTGGTGGGCGACGGCATCCGCGAAATCCCCTACTACGGGCTCATGGAAGCGGAGATCGCAGGGTGTTCGGTGGTGATCTCGCAGTCGGGATTCTCGGGGGAGAAGGGGTACGAGATCTACCTGCGCGACGCGACGCTGCACGCCGAGAGGCTGTGGCACGCGGTGCTCGACGCGGGCGAGGCGCACCAGCTCATGGTGATCGCCCCCGGCCATCAGCGCCGGATTCAGGCGGGCATCCTGTCGTGGGGACAGGACATGGACCACGAGACCGTTCCGTTCCAGTGCAACCTGGGATACCAGGTGCCGCGCGAGAAGGAGGGCGACTACATCGGCCGGGCGGCGCTGGAGCGGATGCGGGCAGAGATCGAGGCCGGCCGGCCGCCGTTTGCCATGACGCTGGTGGGGATGAGGATGGGCGGCAGGCCCATCGACGACTACGCGCCCGATTTCTGGCTGGTGTCCGGCGCGGATGCGGGCGACCCGATCGGATACCTGACCTCGCCCTGGCACGCGCCCGAGCTGGGATGCAACATCGCGCTGGGTTACGTGCCCGTCGGGATGTCCGCCGTCGGGACGGAACTCACGGTCTGGCTGCCGGACGAGTACGCGAGCGAGGCGGGCAAGCCCGATCGAGCCCGGGTGTGCGAGGTTCCGTTCCGGCCCTCGGCCACCCCCAGTGCGCGCGAAGTGGCGCACGCGCGGGGCGAGGATGCCGTGAAGTAG
- a CDS encoding putative toxin-antitoxin system toxin component, PIN family has product MTTGAGGVRVVVDTSVFLPGVFFGGPPRDVLAAWRAGQFEVVVSPEVLREYVRVGERLSARFPGADFERVLEMIAANATLVSAPPLPEAVCEDSDDDKFLACAVAAGAGYVVSSDKALLATSPYRNVKVIRSRDFLDMLRVTAAPAQDDRDAAARLDHRHPAG; this is encoded by the coding sequence GTGACAACCGGGGCCGGCGGCGTGAGGGTCGTCGTGGATACCAGCGTCTTCCTGCCGGGTGTGTTTTTCGGCGGCCCGCCCCGCGACGTGCTGGCGGCGTGGCGAGCCGGGCAATTCGAGGTGGTGGTGTCCCCCGAGGTCCTTCGGGAATACGTTCGGGTCGGCGAACGGTTGTCGGCGCGGTTTCCCGGCGCGGATTTCGAACGCGTCCTGGAGATGATCGCGGCCAACGCCACGCTGGTGTCGGCGCCTCCCTTGCCCGAAGCTGTGTGCGAGGACTCCGACGACGACAAGTTTCTCGCGTGTGCGGTGGCCGCCGGAGCCGGGTACGTGGTGAGCAGCGACAAGGCGCTCCTTGCAACTTCTCCCTATCGGAACGTGAAGGTCATTCGTTCGCGTGATTTCCTGGACATGCTCCGAGTCACGGCCGCTCCGGCGCAGGATGACCGCGACGCCGCGGCTCGACTGGACCACCGGCATCCCGCCGGCTGA
- a CDS encoding Ig-like domain-containing protein, whose amino-acid sequence MTRASLGAAVRLGLTVAVAGCALEFDPPSPASIVVSPGSATFTFLGESRTFTATILDEDGSAMEGTVSWTTDAPAVLSVNSSGVVTALANGAGTVRAVFEAVSGTAAVTVNQTPTTLERVGGDAQTGSPGGPLVEPLVGRLLDAGQRPVAGVAVSFSPAPGSGSVTPAAATTDPAGEAQTLWTLGDGAGVQSVIASVAEGPNAVFTAMAEPPHAMLIHSGDGQVARTRRETEEPVRVRVISRSGAGLSGVTVTFEVTAGGGSVPSSSAVTDAEGIASAGPWTMGDPGPQELRATAPGVNRVIFRATALAAPVAELVAVEGDGQRTEIVLPVPVAPRVRAEDADGNPVSDTRVTFSPSGDSRVVPEEATTDSAGFAAVDRWFLGRTPGTTYTLTASVANADGTSATATFSAEATPAVYDIELEHVTSSLLTASQRAAFEEAERFWESAITGNLTRTSPLSRSSLVNCLTANQMSGDVPGDRVVDDLLIYVEIKEIDGRSGIFGGAGPCQLREDNSLPAVGVMFFDIADLDSMEANEQLEETIVHEMAHVIGFGTLWSHLGLLQDSARADRNANTHFTGAAAKAAFDEIRGNNYTDSDLVPVQHQGGKGVWNGHWRELVFRSELMTPFPDRGPNPMSVVSLASFVDIGYPEVDYSVADEYVLPPPQYAAQAAAGVEAPRRARRHTIDFGREILVMPLMVVDRDGNVVRYLRSPER is encoded by the coding sequence ATGACACGCGCATCGCTCGGCGCAGCAGTCCGTCTGGGGCTGACGGTTGCGGTGGCGGGGTGTGCGCTGGAGTTCGACCCGCCGAGCCCGGCGTCCATTGTGGTGTCGCCCGGGTCAGCCACATTCACCTTTCTCGGCGAGTCGAGGACGTTCACCGCGACCATCCTGGATGAAGACGGGAGCGCTATGGAGGGGACGGTATCCTGGACGACGGATGCCCCCGCCGTCCTCAGCGTGAACTCCTCCGGGGTGGTCACGGCCCTTGCGAACGGAGCCGGCACGGTCAGGGCCGTCTTCGAAGCAGTCAGCGGGACGGCCGCGGTTACGGTCAACCAGACGCCGACCACCTTGGAGCGGGTTGGCGGCGACGCACAGACGGGTAGTCCGGGCGGGCCCCTGGTCGAGCCGCTCGTCGGCCGCCTTCTGGACGCGGGCCAGAGGCCGGTCGCGGGCGTGGCTGTGTCCTTCTCACCCGCGCCAGGGAGCGGCTCCGTCACTCCCGCCGCAGCCACGACCGACCCGGCGGGCGAGGCGCAGACGCTCTGGACGCTGGGCGACGGTGCCGGCGTCCAATCGGTGATCGCGTCCGTGGCCGAAGGTCCCAACGCGGTGTTTACTGCCATGGCCGAGCCACCCCACGCCATGCTCATTCACTCCGGTGACGGGCAGGTGGCCCGGACGCGACGAGAAACCGAAGAACCCGTGCGGGTACGGGTGATCTCCCGGTCGGGTGCCGGGCTGAGCGGGGTCACCGTCACCTTCGAGGTCACGGCCGGGGGCGGCTCGGTGCCGTCGTCCAGTGCCGTGACCGATGCCGAGGGGATCGCCTCCGCAGGCCCATGGACGATGGGTGACCCCGGGCCGCAGGAATTGCGCGCCACCGCCCCCGGGGTGAACCGGGTCATCTTCCGCGCCACCGCCCTGGCCGCGCCGGTTGCCGAACTCGTAGCCGTGGAGGGTGACGGGCAGCGGACGGAAATCGTGCTCCCCGTGCCCGTTGCGCCCCGCGTTCGAGCGGAGGATGCCGACGGCAACCCGGTGTCGGATACCAGGGTCACCTTCTCCCCGAGCGGTGACAGCCGGGTCGTCCCGGAGGAGGCGACGACCGACTCGGCCGGGTTCGCGGCGGTCGACAGATGGTTCCTCGGCAGGACCCCCGGAACCACCTACACGCTCACCGCGAGCGTAGCCAACGCGGACGGCACGTCGGCCACGGCAACCTTCAGCGCGGAGGCGACGCCGGCGGTCTACGACATCGAACTAGAGCACGTCACCTCGTCGCTGCTCACGGCCTCGCAGCGCGCGGCCTTCGAGGAGGCCGAACGGTTCTGGGAGAGCGCGATCACCGGCAACCTCACCCGGACCAGCCCGCTGTCCAGGTCCTCCCTCGTCAACTGCCTCACGGCAAACCAAATGTCCGGAGACGTCCCCGGCGACCGGGTGGTCGACGATCTGCTGATCTACGTCGAAATCAAGGAGATCGACGGGCGCTCGGGCATCTTCGGAGGCGCCGGGCCCTGCCAGCTCCGCGAGGACAACTCGCTGCCCGCGGTCGGGGTGATGTTCTTCGACATCGCCGACCTGGACAGCATGGAGGCCAACGAGCAACTGGAGGAAACCATCGTCCATGAGATGGCGCATGTGATCGGGTTCGGAACCCTGTGGTCGCACCTGGGCCTCCTGCAGGACTCGGCCCGGGCCGACCGAAACGCGAATACGCACTTCACCGGCGCCGCGGCAAAGGCGGCCTTCGACGAGATCCGCGGCAACAACTACACGGACAGCGATCTCGTGCCGGTGCAGCACCAGGGCGGCAAGGGCGTGTGGAACGGACACTGGCGCGAGCTGGTCTTCCGTTCCGAGCTGATGACCCCCTTCCCCGACCGCGGCCCCAATCCGATGAGCGTGGTCAGCCTCGCGTCATTCGTGGACATCGGATACCCGGAGGTCGACTACAGCGTCGCGGATGAATACGTGCTGCCGCCCCCGCAGTACGCGGCGCAGGCGGCGGCGGGGGTCGAAGCGCCGCGGAGGGCTCGCCGGCACACCATCGACTTCGGCAGGGAGATCCTGGTGATGCCGCTTATGGTCGTGGACCGCGACGGCAATGTGGTGCGGTACCTGAGGTCTCCGGAGCGCTGA